A genomic stretch from Harpia harpyja isolate bHarHar1 chromosome 20, bHarHar1 primary haplotype, whole genome shotgun sequence includes:
- the NDFIP1 gene encoding NEDD4 family-interacting protein 1: protein MAAAAAEPSSGRYQQLQNEEEPGETAPVVNDAPPPYSSISAENTAYFDYKDESGFPKPPSYNVATTLPSYDEAERTKAEATIPLVPGRDDDFVTRDDFDDTDQLRIGNDGIFMLTFFMAFLFNWIGFFLSFCLTTSAAGRYGAISGFGLSLIKWILIVRFSTYFPGYFDGQYWLWWVFLVLGFLLFLRGFINYAKVRKMPDTFSTLPRTRVLFIY, encoded by the exons atggcggccgcggccgccgagCCCAGCAGCGGCCGGTACCAGCAG TTGCAGAATGAAGAGGAGCCAGGCGAGACTGCACCAGTGGTGAATGATGCCCCTCCACcttacagcagcatttctgcGGAGAATACAG cttaTTTTGACTACAAGGATGAGTCAGGATTTCCTAAGCCTCCATCTTACAACGTGGCCACAACACTGCCTAGTTATGATGAGGCGGAGAGAACCAAGGCTGAAGCCACAATTCCCTTGGTTCCTGGAAGA GATGACGACTTTGTGACACGGGATGACTTCGACGACACCGACCAGCTGAGGATAGGAAATGATGGCATTTTCATGCTAACTTTCTTCA TGGCATTCCTCTTCAACTGGATTggatttttcctgtctttctgtctGACTACTTCAGCTGCAGGACGATACGGGGCCATTTCTGGGTTTGGTCTGTCTCTTATTAAATGGATCCTCATTGTTAGG ttcTCCACCTATTTTCCTGGTTACTTTGATGGCCAGTATTGGCTTTGGTGGGTCTTCCTTGTACTAG gttttctgctgtttctcagaGGATTTATTAATTATGCAAAGGTTAGGAAGATGCCAGATACTTTTTCCACTCTCCCCAGAACCAGAGTTCTCTTTATTTACTGA
- the GNPDA1 gene encoding glucosamine-6-phosphate isomerase 1 isoform X1, with amino-acid sequence MAALLSSVPSRPAQAAPDPAMKLIILETYAQASEWAAKYIRNRIVHFGPGPGRFFTLGLPTGSTPLGCYRKLVEYCRNGDLSFKYVKTFNMDEYVGLPRDHPESYHSFMWNNFFKHIDIPAENVHILDGNAPDLQAECDAFEDKIKAAGGIELFVGGIGPDGHIAFNEPGSSLVSRTRVKTLAMDTTLANARFFDGDLSKVPTMALTVGVGTVMDAREVRRKAVMILITGAHKAFALYKAIEEGVNHMWTVSAFQQHPNAVFVCDEDATLELKVKTVKYFKGLMLVHNRLVEPLYSMKETGAERSQSKKPYSD; translated from the exons ATGGCGGCGCTCCTCAGCTCGGTTCCCTCCCGCCCTGCCCAGGCAGCGCCCGACCCCGCCATGAAGCTCATCATTCTGGAGACGTACGCGCAGGCCAGCGAGTGGGCCGCCAAGTACATCCGCAACCGCATCGTCCATTTCGGACCCGGGCCCGGGCGCTTCTTCACGCTGGGGCTGCCCACAG GCAGCACGCCGCTGGGCTGCTACAGGAAACTGGTGGAGTACTGCCGGAACGGGGACCTCTCCTTCAAGTACGTGAAGACCTTCAACATGGACGAGTACGTGG GTCTCCCAAGGGATCATCCGGAAAGTTACCATTCCTTCATGTGGAATAACTTCTTTAAGCATATTGACATCCCGGCAGAAAACGTTCACATTTTGGATGGAAATGCACCTGATCTACAGGCAGAGTGTGATGCATTTGAGGATAAAATCAAAGCAGCTGGAGGAATTGAACTCTTTGTTGGAG GTATTGGCCCAGACGGTCACATTGCTTTCAACGAGCCTGGATCAAGTTTGGTATCCAGGACGCGAGTGAAGACCTTGGCTATGGACACTACATTGGCTAACGCCAGGTTCTTTGATGGCGACCTCTCCAAAGTCCCCACAATGGCTTTGACAGTCGGAGTAGGCACTGTCATGGATGCCAGAGAGGTTAGGAGAAAAGCA GTGATGATTCTTATCACAGGAGCCCACAAAGCCTTTGCTTTGTACAAAGCCATTGAGGAAGGTGTCAACCACATGTGGACAGTATCTGCTTTCCAGCAACACCCCAACGCTGTGTTTGTGTGTGATGAGGATGCCACACTGGAACTCAAAGTTAAGACGGTGAAATACTTTAAAG GTTTAATGCTGGTTCACAACAGGCTTGTGGAACCCTTATACAGCATGAAGGAGACGGGAGCAGAAAGAAGCCAGTCTAAGAAGCCATACAGTGATTAA
- the GNPDA1 gene encoding glucosamine-6-phosphate isomerase 1 isoform X2, whose protein sequence is MAALLSSVPSRPAQAAPDPAMKLIILETYAQASEWAAKYIRNRIVHFGPGPGRFFTLGLPTGSTPLGCYRKLVEYCRNGDLSFKYVKTFNMDEYVGLPRDHPESYHSFMWNNFFKHIDIPAENVHILDGNAPDLQAECDAFEDKIKAAGGIELFVGGIGPDGHIAFNEPGSSLVSRTRVKTLAMDTTLANARFFDGDLSKVPTMALTVGVGTVMDAREVMILITGAHKAFALYKAIEEGVNHMWTVSAFQQHPNAVFVCDEDATLELKVKTVKYFKGLMLVHNRLVEPLYSMKETGAERSQSKKPYSD, encoded by the exons ATGGCGGCGCTCCTCAGCTCGGTTCCCTCCCGCCCTGCCCAGGCAGCGCCCGACCCCGCCATGAAGCTCATCATTCTGGAGACGTACGCGCAGGCCAGCGAGTGGGCCGCCAAGTACATCCGCAACCGCATCGTCCATTTCGGACCCGGGCCCGGGCGCTTCTTCACGCTGGGGCTGCCCACAG GCAGCACGCCGCTGGGCTGCTACAGGAAACTGGTGGAGTACTGCCGGAACGGGGACCTCTCCTTCAAGTACGTGAAGACCTTCAACATGGACGAGTACGTGG GTCTCCCAAGGGATCATCCGGAAAGTTACCATTCCTTCATGTGGAATAACTTCTTTAAGCATATTGACATCCCGGCAGAAAACGTTCACATTTTGGATGGAAATGCACCTGATCTACAGGCAGAGTGTGATGCATTTGAGGATAAAATCAAAGCAGCTGGAGGAATTGAACTCTTTGTTGGAG GTATTGGCCCAGACGGTCACATTGCTTTCAACGAGCCTGGATCAAGTTTGGTATCCAGGACGCGAGTGAAGACCTTGGCTATGGACACTACATTGGCTAACGCCAGGTTCTTTGATGGCGACCTCTCCAAAGTCCCCACAATGGCTTTGACAGTCGGAGTAGGCACTGTCATGGATGCCAGAGAG GTGATGATTCTTATCACAGGAGCCCACAAAGCCTTTGCTTTGTACAAAGCCATTGAGGAAGGTGTCAACCACATGTGGACAGTATCTGCTTTCCAGCAACACCCCAACGCTGTGTTTGTGTGTGATGAGGATGCCACACTGGAACTCAAAGTTAAGACGGTGAAATACTTTAAAG GTTTAATGCTGGTTCACAACAGGCTTGTGGAACCCTTATACAGCATGAAGGAGACGGGAGCAGAAAGAAGCCAGTCTAAGAAGCCATACAGTGATTAA
- the GNPDA1 gene encoding glucosamine-6-phosphate isomerase 1 isoform X3, whose product MKLIILETYAQASEWAAKYIRNRIVHFGPGPGRFFTLGLPTGSTPLGCYRKLVEYCRNGDLSFKYVKTFNMDEYVGLPRDHPESYHSFMWNNFFKHIDIPAENVHILDGNAPDLQAECDAFEDKIKAAGGIELFVGGIGPDGHIAFNEPGSSLVSRTRVKTLAMDTTLANARFFDGDLSKVPTMALTVGVGTVMDAREVRRKAVMILITGAHKAFALYKAIEEGVNHMWTVSAFQQHPNAVFVCDEDATLELKVKTVKYFKGLMLVHNRLVEPLYSMKETGAERSQSKKPYSD is encoded by the exons ATGAAGCTCATCATTCTGGAGACGTACGCGCAGGCCAGCGAGTGGGCCGCCAAGTACATCCGCAACCGCATCGTCCATTTCGGACCCGGGCCCGGGCGCTTCTTCACGCTGGGGCTGCCCACAG GCAGCACGCCGCTGGGCTGCTACAGGAAACTGGTGGAGTACTGCCGGAACGGGGACCTCTCCTTCAAGTACGTGAAGACCTTCAACATGGACGAGTACGTGG GTCTCCCAAGGGATCATCCGGAAAGTTACCATTCCTTCATGTGGAATAACTTCTTTAAGCATATTGACATCCCGGCAGAAAACGTTCACATTTTGGATGGAAATGCACCTGATCTACAGGCAGAGTGTGATGCATTTGAGGATAAAATCAAAGCAGCTGGAGGAATTGAACTCTTTGTTGGAG GTATTGGCCCAGACGGTCACATTGCTTTCAACGAGCCTGGATCAAGTTTGGTATCCAGGACGCGAGTGAAGACCTTGGCTATGGACACTACATTGGCTAACGCCAGGTTCTTTGATGGCGACCTCTCCAAAGTCCCCACAATGGCTTTGACAGTCGGAGTAGGCACTGTCATGGATGCCAGAGAGGTTAGGAGAAAAGCA GTGATGATTCTTATCACAGGAGCCCACAAAGCCTTTGCTTTGTACAAAGCCATTGAGGAAGGTGTCAACCACATGTGGACAGTATCTGCTTTCCAGCAACACCCCAACGCTGTGTTTGTGTGTGATGAGGATGCCACACTGGAACTCAAAGTTAAGACGGTGAAATACTTTAAAG GTTTAATGCTGGTTCACAACAGGCTTGTGGAACCCTTATACAGCATGAAGGAGACGGGAGCAGAAAGAAGCCAGTCTAAGAAGCCATACAGTGATTAA